The Coffea arabica cultivar ET-39 chromosome 2c, Coffea Arabica ET-39 HiFi, whole genome shotgun sequence genome includes the window CTGCATACGGTCTATGCAGGACTTCTATTGTTTGGGCTAGTTTGTAATATATGGCTACTctgtaatatgtaatatatatatacatatataataataataataataataataatttcagATAGTTTTTTAGTGAAATGaaggttcattttgcttgaatttACATCCGTGGTATTTTGTGGCCTGAATTTACAAGAAAtggtaatacaaaaaaaaagtaacaaaaatatttaaatggattataaatggataattgatttttatttaatccatttagatccatttattaaatggatccaaatggattggataaatttcatccaccatccattaagtcaaaaccaattatgaacCATTTATCCATATTGCCACCTCTAGGTTGGAGGATCTTTTTCCCCAAGAGAAAAGGGCTAAATTTCACATTACGTTCTTAAACTATGGAAACACTCTCACATTAATTCCTAGACTTTCATTTGGGATACTGTACcttaaaatatgaaattcaTCCTATTTTAATCCTTAAACTTTAACTTTAGATATGTTATCCCCTAAAGTATAAAATACATCCTACGAAATTTTCAAATACATCCTATGAAATTTAGTAGGCAAGTATGGTACTCAAAATTTAAATACTAAAGTGGGATGAATTTTGGGAGTAAAgcgtcaaaaattgaaattgaaggACTAAAGCGAgattgattttatattttagcaGACAAAGTACCCAACATTGAAGTTTAAGGACTAAAAATAGATGTGTGTTTATAGTTGATGGGTTTCAAGTGAaatttaaccccaaaaaaaaaagacaattaGATGTCAAATCGTATAGTTATTGTCGTATAGTTATTGTCATACTCCGAAGAATACTAGTCTTCAGTCCCGTGTCAACAATCTCTTGCTTGGTGGTGACGTTCTCTCACTGTTGCAACAAGTTAGTGGAGTGGAGTGCTTCATGAATCAGCATAAAAAGTGCATCACTTTCTGAAATAAGAAGCATTCAGCATCTAGCAAACTTTGTTGCAGATTCTTTTTAAGTTCTTAAACCTTTACCATTATTGCCATTTGGCACTAGATTATGGCCTCATCTTCTATCCCATTACTAACATCTGTGTTCACAACAATCATACTTACCTGCCTAAATCCATCAATTACAGCAAGAGCATCATCAGCTGGAACATGCTACAATTCCATCATCAGTTTTGGTGATTCCCTTGCTGACACTGGCAACTTACTCCGCCTGGACCgcctctcctcctcctcctcctcctcctcctcctccaataCTCCTCCACACTTTTTCCTACCACCTTATGGTGAAACCTTCTTTCACCACCCTACTGGTCGTTGCTCCGATGGTCGTCTTGTCATCGACTTCATTGGTAGGTCAAAAGACTGAATCaccgcacacacacacatatatacatacgcATGTGCATGCACACATTAATTTATTCTTTTCGTGCCAAGGCAAGCGTTCGATTCCTACTTCTCTTAGAAAAATTATCAAATATGACTGCTAAATTGCTGTTCTATTGGCTGGTTAgccatttctttgttttgtaTAGGTATTAATGTATTGAAAATTTCTTACTGTAGCTGAGAGTCTCGGGTTTCCACTGATACGGCCATATTTTGCCGGAAAAGACATAAGGGGAAGGTCAGATTTTATTAAAGGCTCGAATTTTGCAGTAATAGGAGCTACAGCGATAGACGATTCAGTTTTCAGGGAAAGAGGAATTCATAATCCTTTCACGAATGTGTCTTTGGGAACTCAATTGGGGTGGTTCAAAGAGATGTTGGCTTCTTTTTGCAAAGAGTCATCTGGTAAGTAGTGATCATGCTCATGTGCACTGAAAGTTgaagggttaattccactttgtgtCCTTAAATTATTCTCGAATTtctattttgatctgataaaCTTTTGAATGGGACACTTTGGttcttaaaatataaaatttctcCAACTTAAGTAAAATGATTAACGTAAGTGAGGTAGTTTTTATACTTAGATGATACTAATTGTATATTTTAGGGATTAAAGTGGAGCAAACTTTATATATTTGGGGCTAATGAGGGACACATTTTATACTTTACAGATTAAActgaaataaattttatattttagaatttaaagtatctttttttttaaaacttaagGACTAaaatccttcaaaaaaaaaacttaaggactaaaataaaaattcagaCATAGTTAAAGGGTGGAAAGTAAAATTAACCCAAGGTTGAAACTGCACCTGCTCTTTCTGTTTTATTCTTTATGTACTTTAGTTGCTCTCTTTTTCCTATTAtatgtgtattttttttatatttattttatttttttacaattttatttctttatgtATTTTTTTACATTCAAGAATCAAGACTTTTTTAGTTGATAGAGTTTCTATCCTGCTAATTAGTTAACTTCCGTAGAACGAAATTTTCACTATTTTGAACTAGAAATGACGTTCAACTCTATCTAGTACTcattccccaaaaaaaaaaaaaaaaaaggttctttCTCGAGGCAGATTCAGTTTATTCTGTTGCTAATTGTGTTTTTTAAAAAGTCAAGACGTATATATTGTCATCCGTTTCATTACAGACAAAAAACAATCCGTCTAAAAAGATTGTAATGGAAAAAATCTTACAGTATAGAAATCCAAAAATTCTGGAGAACTTGTACACCACTCGTTTGTACCGAATGGTGTTTCGAAGATAAGTGGATAGTAGAATGCTTGGTATTATTCTACTGATGGTTACAAGTTATTCTGGAGCATTCCTAGTACAATCCATATATACTTACAAGTTATAATAATTGGGGAAAAACATTCAAAACATCTCTTACATTttatcaaattaattttttcatctttcacTTGTTAAAATGTTAACTTAACATCCCTTGCAAATCTAAATTAGCAAAATTTGGTATCAACCtaaatttttgaatactttttaGTTTGAAATTACCATGTGATCAACATACAGTTATTTTTTATGTCAAAAATGTTGATACCACCATTTCAAtggtaaaaataaatatagattGGATCAGATTTtacctttttaggaaaaaaataatatagTTCGGATCAGATCTTGCTTTTCTAATGGCAAAATAAATATGAAtagaatcatttatttaattataaatgGGATTtaactttttgtcccaaaaaaaGATGAACATGTGTGGATCACGTGATTGATTCAAGGTAAACAATGATCGAAAATTTAGGTTGGGATCAAATTTTACCTATTTAATTTTGTAAAACACGtaaaattatcattttaaaaGGGTCAATTACAATTAATCCCTTTAAGGCATATCCCATTTCTCGCTTCACCCCTTAAGCTTTAAATTTTGTCACTTAACCATCTACATGACAAAATTATCCTTTCATtagtttgacttttcatttatcatttatctttttctatttttcccctcctttatttcttttcctctttattctttcttctctcttccaTCCTTCTAAACAGAAAAATTCATCTCAACAGAACATTTTATCTAAAGTTTGTAATTGGATTTCTGGATGCAGCTTTCAAAAGTATCAAAAGCTAATTTCAATCTATATACGATGTCATGTATTACAAATTACAACTAATGATTGCTAATCAGATTACAAAttcattttatgatgatttctTGACAATGAACTGAGAAATAGGACAGGaaggggaaagaaaaagaactgAAGGGTTGAATATGGTATTTTGGGGAAAGGGTTTGAATATTTTATGATCatttgaggaaaaatataaatctttggaatttcttatttttagctTCAATCACTTAGATGATGTTTCTTCcaggaaaaaggaagaaataaacaaagaagaaaaagacaaagaaaattgagaaaggataaaagagaaacaaaaataacaaaagagagaaaaaattaGAATGataaagggataattttgtCCAATAAGGTATAAAGTGAGACAAATAAAAGGTTAGAGGATAAAGTGAGAAATAGGATGTATTTTAAGGGAATTAATTGTGATTAACCCTTTTAAAAGTGAAGGTTGAAAAAATTCATCTAACAAAATATGAATGACGTTTTAAACAATTTTCCCTGATAAATGAAGTtactgaatttttttaaaaaaatttcaatcgGGAAGAGGTAGGATTTAAGAAGTGGAGAAAGAGAATAGGAATTAGATAAATTAGAACCCAAAACATCTAATTCCTGATACCTTAAATTTAGCCATTAAATCCGGACCTTCTTGTTAATTAAAATTATTGAACTTGGATAACCCTAAATTAGAATCCTAATTGCTAGGATGTTGTTGGTTTCTGACCATTCTAtctagggataattttagaaacctcctttgaggtatttgacaatttcactcgaCTCCTCTCAGATTTAAGTAACTACACTTACCTTCTTTAACATAGTATAGTACCTATAATACTCTCCACTTGGTAGACAATTCACAATTTAAGGTAATAGATTtataaaactcaaaaaaaatcctatttctACCTCGTGTCTATTTTCACTCCTCTCTTCCCTAGATGTTATATTGTTATACCCTCTTTTTGTTGTCTTTAGTTTTATGGatattagcaaattgaaattgtAATATCAACAAAGGGTGCATATTATGCGTCAaacttgaatgaaatgaacagaCTCATGGTGATagagaaaaaataatgaaattaaTGATTGAAATAGGAAGAAGGATGAAAGGTATGGAATTCTGTTATCaagaaaaattttttgtaaaatgTCAATAACTTGCATAAGAATTTCTGTCGTTCGATTAGTAATTGTTGGTTATGATTTTGTTGTAGATGTAGAATTTATTCTATATTTCTTAAATGTTAATATTTTAAAGATATGAGAGCATTACAATAGTGGTCCTAGGTTAGATTAGTTTGTATTGGAAAGATGTTGGAGCGttgaaatttaattttggaATATAAAATTAGTTGACAATGGGGAGAGGTAGGTGTAGGTATGTGtgtatgtattttttattttgcatgGTAAGTATTGATGCTATATATATAATTTGGGATCTTTTTGACATCTACTTGAATTTGGAATTGAAGTTTATACTTGAGTTATTGTTAGATATTAGGATAGTGGATTTATGCACAGTGTGGAAAGAAGTAATTGAGTatactatatttttcttttttagttttgtaGGAAAGGATAATTTAGGATTTTGAGAGAAAATCTAGTTTAATGGACCTGCATTGTTAcataaataataaaagtaagggagatatatgtaatttttataaCTTGAGGAgaattttttacaattatttAAAACATCAGGagaagtttgtgaaattatcccttctaTCTATGAAGAAATCAAATTGGCTGAATTTTTATATTGTTGTTCAATCAATTTATAGTTGCTTGTGCTCTTAATCAAAGGAGCTAATTATTGTCACAAACCAACGCAACCATGGTGGTTGTCCGTTAGTGGTAGGTGAATGTAAAGACTCATAATCACTCCAACATGTCAGACTCAGACCAGAATACGCAAGCTGTCCACCATACTTTAAAAGAAATATTTGCCACATCAGCGATTCACTGTTTAGAAATGCCAAAACTTTGCTCTTAAAATATTTCTGATCATGGAAAGTTTTAGAATTACCCTTCTACTTACTGATAgtatataaatacatgacacatatatagtttaaatttaaatttaaaattcaaaatttataaatGAGTCATACGGCCAACTAActgtaataatatatatattgttaatatatataagatttatttaaaattttatgccATTTGATAAGACGAATGGAAAAGACTTAATGTCAAAGTAGTAGGTTACgatattatcaaaaaaaaaaagtagtaggTTACGATAGCAACTTTGTAAAATTTCCACCCACGCAAGTTATCACGGAGTACTATTTATAACAAGGACACTTGACTAAGTTCTAACTAATTGGGTCAGTATTTGATCATTGCTTTGATTTATCCGTAATGCCTATTTCATCCTCAGACTTGCACTGCACTATAATTAAGCTTAACTCAACTTGACTTTTAAAGAATAAGATATTATATGAATTTGGACCGCCTGCTCCTTGAGAATTGAATATTCATGGTTGCTAAATGAGACATGATAGGGGCAAAAATGTTTCGAATACTAAGTTGATTTACAcggaaaatttttcttttttggttttggtAACAGTTCAATTTATTGACAGAAAGGACTTTTTACAAAGAGGTCACTCGCTATCAGTAAATGGGTCATAGGCGGCAGGCAGGCAGGCTAGCACTTGAgtccaattttcttttttgtttggtattgaaattagggtttctctTTCATTTAGTCATTAGTCAGCTTGAGTGTGATTAGAAAATTAAGGCTTTATTATCAGCTTCACCATCAATTATATCAAAGACTTCTTATCATTTACGTAAAAACAATTCgtcaaaataattaatttgaatTAAACTTGACTAATGACTTCTGACGGAACAAGTTaaaagatagaaaaagtacGGTTAGTTTCCTCGTGTTTGGCACAAATCTTAGTAACACTTTTGAGGTAGACGAGGACTTTTTTGAGTTTTGACATGCAAAACTTATTTCAACCAGCCCATGCTCATTTTCTGGACCCTCGATCGGAATGGGGCCTCAAAGTCATCGGATTCATTCCAATGGTCCTATAAAGTAGATGATGGCAAAGCTTCTTGCTGTCAATTGAAGCTCCAGTCCAGATTTGAGAAAGGACAATTGAGTCAAGGAGAATATTCATAAAGTAGAATATCATTACAAGTGTTGATATTACCATTTGATGGCTCCaagatttcaatttttcataTGAGTATAAGGAGTTCGACCGTGGAATATGCTTCTCACAAGTTTCTAACATTTATGATCCTAATCTAATTAGGGGTGGCAACGGGGCCCCCGCCCTGTTGCCTATTAATTTCCCCGCCCCCGTACCCCGCTTGCCCCGTTTTCCCCGCGGAGGCATCCGTGgagttttaaaaaatttattataattaaatttgagcaaataatcaattattaaaatatcaacatatcaccaaattattattcattgtaacttcataattgaaactcataaaaataattaaaacaaaagttatttgaatacaatctaatatgataaaacaaatataactaaaataatcaagtttttacttttgatacaaatacaatcactaaattattattgtattttttagaaaaaaatgttattgtattaggtgtaattagaaatttaatataaatgtattaataaatttagtataaataattaataatttttattaatagacatgtataattagtagtataattgataatatcattatatatataattatgtacatatatatatatatatatatatttcccaAATGGGTGGCTGGGCGGGGGGTGGGGCGGAAAGTATACCCCCGCTCTGTTTCTAAACGGGGGAAAAATTCGCCCCACCCCacgccccgccccgccccgccccaCCCCAATAGACTCCCGTGGGGTGGGTGTCCGCGGGCACTTGCATCCGTTGCCATTCCTAAATCTAATCATCCACTGCTTCATGAACAGATTGCAAGGAATTACTTGAGAGCTCACTTGTTCTAATGGGAGAGATTGGTGGGAATGATTATAATCATGCACTTTTTCAAGGACTAAAGATTAAAGAGGTTGAATCATTTGTTCCTCTAGTTGTGCAGACTATCAGTTCAGCCATCCAAGTAAGATTTGCGCTAATTTCTTTTAGTACATCGATGTGACTTTATCTTAACGAAGAAGATTAATtagaatttcttttctttaatgcTTTTTATGAGAACATGAATAATCAACACACCTTGTTTTGCAATAATTCAGGAGTTGATTGACCTTGGAGCTGAGACTTTGGTGGTTCCAGGGAACTTACCAATCGGATGTTCGTCATCTTACCTAACTTATTTTCAGAGTTCCAACAAGCATGATTACGACATGGAAACCGGTTGCATTAAGTGGTTAAACGAGTTTGCAAAGTACCACAATAAACTTCTGCTGACAGAAATTAATCGCATTAGAGAACTCAATCCTCATGCCCTGATTGTCTATGCTGATTACTACAACGCTGCAATGACCTTATACCGCTCTCCACAAAAATATGGTACGTATTTCTGTGATTTTTCAAGTTCATTTGCATTCTTCCTTGACTTTGTTATTATCACTATTTCACTTTGTACATAATGATGATGGGAAAAGAAGCTAAAACCCACCAGATTTCTTTCGAAATGATATTTGAGCTTAACAACAGCTTTAATATCCTGTGAGTTTGATTAATTACAATTGAGAAGTAACGTATGCACACAATTAATTTATTCTAGCGGGATGGACAAAACTATAGAGGATCGAACAGCAATTcttttaacaaaatttaaagAAAGATTTTAGTAACTTTTTAGTTTCGACCTTCGTTTACAATCCGCTCTAAATTTTgttgaacatttttttttttcaaaaatcatcCCTTTGCAAAAATAATCGATAATTAGCTCACATGTAGGGCTTGTTTTCAATTGATTACAGATTCCAATTTTGGATAATCAGTTTTTGTGATGTTCGCATTCGCTTTTCTGTTtagattatatattttttaataacaaaaaagttaggcaaaaaaaaaaaaagaaactttttacTGATTCTAATTGTTTTCTATAATCACTTTCGATAATctaattttgcaaaatctaaaataatcaagaacaaggcaATTAACTGATCAAATGTTGTTGGACAGGATTCAAAGCTGGGGCTCTAAAGGCCTGCTGTGGAGCTGGAGGCCCATACAACTATAATGCCTCTGCGCCATGTGGCTACCCACCAGCAACTAGTTGTGATGACCCGTCTTTATATGTTGCTT containing:
- the LOC113726133 gene encoding GDSL esterase/lipase At1g28580-like; this encodes MASSSIPLLTSVFTTIILTCLNPSITARASSAGTCYNSIISFGDSLADTGNLLRLDRLSSSSSSSSSSNTPPHFFLPPYGETFFHHPTGRCSDGRLVIDFIAESLGFPLIRPYFAGKDIRGRSDFIKGSNFAVIGATAIDDSVFRERGIHNPFTNVSLGTQLGWFKEMLASFCKESSDCKELLESSLVLMGEIGGNDYNHALFQGLKIKEVESFVPLVVQTISSAIQELIDLGAETLVVPGNLPIGCSSSYLTYFQSSNKHDYDMETGCIKWLNEFAKYHNKLLLTEINRIRELNPHALIVYADYYNAAMTLYRSPQKYGFKAGALKACCGAGGPYNYNASAPCGYPPATSCDDPSLYVAWDGLHLTEAAYRFIARRLLQGPYSGLRINRFCPPASTNFRSSA